Proteins encoded within one genomic window of Xylophilus sp. GOD-11R:
- a CDS encoding LysR substrate-binding domain-containing protein, which translates to MLWPRIVINQPPHAEPSLPATDDLRVFVVLARKASFVAAATELGVSRAYVSKRLQVLEQTLGVRLLHRTTRQVTVTEDGERIYQWAQRIVEDVQQLVQEMDASRSVPRGTLRISSSFGFGRRVVAPMLSSLVARYPALQVRLEVYDRLVDVAAEGVDLDIRIGDEIAPHLIARPLAANHRLLCAAPDYLARRGTPRSLQDLAAHDCIVIKERDHPFGTWTLQGPGRTQDVKVSGPLSSNHGEIAVQWALDGRGIVLRSRWDVQPLIDDGRLRQVLPEYRQDAGIWAVYPQRLASSAKVRVCVEFLQQAFAHEAPFVAPD; encoded by the coding sequence ATGCTTTGGCCACGAATCGTGATCAATCAGCCGCCCCACGCCGAACCCTCCCTGCCCGCCACCGACGACCTGCGTGTCTTCGTCGTGCTCGCCCGCAAGGCCAGCTTCGTCGCCGCGGCGACCGAGCTCGGCGTGTCGCGCGCCTACGTGAGCAAGCGGCTGCAGGTGCTGGAGCAGACGCTCGGCGTGCGCCTGCTCCACCGCACCACCCGCCAGGTGACGGTGACCGAGGACGGCGAGCGCATCTACCAGTGGGCGCAGCGCATCGTCGAGGACGTGCAGCAACTGGTGCAGGAGATGGATGCCAGCCGCAGCGTGCCGCGCGGCACCTTGCGCATCAGCAGCAGTTTCGGTTTCGGCCGGCGGGTGGTGGCGCCGATGCTGTCGAGCCTGGTCGCGCGCTACCCGGCGCTGCAGGTGCGGCTGGAGGTCTACGACCGGCTGGTCGACGTGGCGGCCGAGGGCGTGGACCTCGACATCCGCATCGGCGACGAGATCGCGCCGCACCTCATCGCGCGCCCGCTGGCCGCCAACCACCGGCTGCTCTGCGCCGCGCCCGACTACCTGGCGCGGCGCGGCACGCCGCGCAGCCTGCAGGACCTGGCGGCACACGACTGCATCGTCATCAAAGAGCGCGACCATCCCTTTGGCACCTGGACGCTGCAGGGGCCGGGCCGCACGCAGGACGTGAAGGTGAGCGGGCCACTGTCGAGCAACCACGGCGAGATCGCGGTGCAATGGGCGCTCGACGGACGCGGCATCGTGCTGCGCTCACGCTGGGACGTGCAGCCGCTGATCGACGACGGCCGGCTGCGCCAGGTGCTGCCGGAATATCGGCAGGACGCGGGCATCTGGGCGGTTTACCCGCAGCGGCTGGCCAGTTCGGCCAAGGTGCGGGTGTGCGTGGAGTTCCTGCAGCAGGCCTTTGCGCACGAGGCGCCGTTCGTCGCGCCGGACTGA
- a CDS encoding lipocalin family protein, with protein sequence MNKHHFRLAAGAGFGFAAVFLLNALRGGPRLAEVAPVPLAVDAELPRYMGPWHVIARIPACPDGGIRDAIETYSLADDGGIDLEFRSRTERDGGFRKVVSRAVVSAGDDAVWEVRGPWSGRWAYRIAYVSPDYSAAIVACGDRQEVRVLARTPAVSEARFQMLVGRVGAMGFDVSRVERVGQNASR encoded by the coding sequence ATGAACAAACATCATTTCCGCCTGGCCGCTGGCGCCGGGTTTGGGTTCGCCGCCGTCTTTCTGTTGAACGCCCTGCGCGGTGGACCACGCTTGGCCGAGGTCGCGCCGGTACCGCTGGCGGTCGATGCCGAGCTGCCACGCTACATGGGGCCGTGGCATGTGATCGCGCGCATTCCGGCTTGCCCCGATGGTGGGATACGGGACGCGATCGAAACTTATTCCTTGGCCGACGATGGCGGGATCGATCTGGAATTTCGATCGCGCACCGAGCGTGATGGGGGATTTCGGAAAGTTGTTTCCCGTGCGGTGGTGAGCGCTGGGGACGATGCGGTCTGGGAGGTTCGAGGACCCTGGTCTGGGAGGTGGGCCTATCGGATCGCCTATGTGAGCCCGGATTATTCAGCGGCGATCGTGGCCTGCGGAGACCGTCAAGAGGTGCGGGTGCTGGCGCGGACGCCGGCTGTGTCCGAGGCACGGTTTCAGATGCTGGTGGGGCGGGTGGGGGCCATGGGGTTCGATGTATCCAGGGTGGAGAGGGTGGGGCAGAACGCTTCTCGCTGA
- a CDS encoding tartrate dehydrogenase, translating to MSSPGTSSNASKTSFKIAVLAGDGIGKEVMPEGLRALRAASERFEIGLSFTAFEWASCDYYAEHGKMMPDDWKAQLEGFDAIYFGAVGWPATVPDHVSLWGSLLKFRREFDQYINLRPVRLLEGVPCPLAGRKPGDIDFFVVRENTEGEYTSLGGVMFQGTDREMVIQESVYTRHGADRVLKYAYELAQSRKKKLTVATKSNGIAISMPWWDGRADAVGEAYPEVKVDKQHIDILSARFVLQPDRFDVVVATNLFGDILSDLGPACTGTIGLAPSANLNPEGNFPSLFEPVHGSAPDIYGRNIANPVAMIWSGALMLDFLGGGQGVCREAHDLIVRAIETVLVEGPRTPDMGGGASTSQVGEAVAGLIGTL from the coding sequence ATGAGCAGCCCGGGCACCAGCAGCAACGCCAGCAAGACCAGTTTCAAGATCGCCGTTCTCGCCGGCGACGGTATCGGCAAGGAAGTCATGCCCGAGGGTCTGCGGGCGCTGCGCGCGGCCTCCGAGCGCTTCGAAATCGGCTTGAGCTTCACGGCCTTCGAATGGGCCAGCTGCGACTACTACGCCGAGCACGGAAAGATGATGCCGGACGACTGGAAGGCGCAGCTCGAAGGCTTCGACGCCATCTACTTCGGCGCGGTCGGCTGGCCGGCGACCGTGCCGGATCACGTGTCGCTGTGGGGTTCGCTGCTCAAGTTCCGCCGCGAATTCGACCAGTACATCAACCTGCGCCCGGTGCGCCTGCTCGAAGGCGTGCCCTGCCCCCTGGCCGGCCGCAAGCCGGGTGATATCGACTTCTTCGTGGTGCGCGAGAACACCGAGGGCGAGTACACCTCGCTCGGCGGCGTGATGTTCCAGGGTACCGATCGCGAGATGGTGATCCAGGAGTCGGTCTACACGCGGCACGGTGCCGACCGGGTGCTGAAGTACGCCTACGAACTGGCGCAGTCGCGCAAGAAGAAGCTCACCGTGGCCACCAAGAGCAACGGCATCGCGATCAGCATGCCGTGGTGGGACGGGCGGGCCGATGCGGTGGGCGAGGCCTATCCCGAGGTGAAGGTCGACAAGCAGCACATCGACATTCTTTCGGCGCGCTTCGTGCTGCAGCCGGACCGGTTCGACGTGGTGGTGGCGACCAATCTGTTCGGCGACATCCTGTCGGACCTCGGGCCGGCGTGTACCGGGACGATCGGGCTGGCGCCTTCTGCCAATCTGAATCCGGAAGGGAACTTTCCGTCGCTGTTCGAGCCGGTGCATGGGTCGGCGCCGGATATCTATGGGCGCAATATCGCCAATCCGGTGGCGATGATCTGGTCGGGGGCGTTGATGCTCGATTTTCTGGGCGGGGGGCAAGGGGTTTGCCGGGAGGCGCATGACCTGATCGTGCGGGCGATCGAGACCGTTTTGGTAGAGGGCCCCCGGACGCCGGATATGGGGGGTGGGGCTTCTACTTCCCAGGTCGGAGAGGCTGTGGCGGGATTGATCGGGACTTTGTGA
- a CDS encoding TIGR01777 family oxidoreductase, with protein MTLPPVLVIGATGFVGRHLVAALAADGREVIAASRNAPRARRLLGPSIRVVEDLATLPADTVLDAVVNLAGAPVIGPPWTASRRRTLLDSRLGPARSAMRLMERLSTRPRVLLAASAVGFYGAASGDSFEEHDESSPPRPGQFQSDLCAAVEQEAVRAEALGVRVVRPRFGVVLGRDGGAYPMQVPAARFGLGAVLGTGRQAAPWVHIDDVVGLLRVALQDDRLHGPVNVVAPEVPTQAAFVRTLAASFDRQVRLRLPAAPIRLLVGEMASLLLDGQNVLPRAALAAGYAFRFARLEPALRDLARPTR; from the coding sequence ATGACGCTTCCCCCCGTGCTCGTAATCGGAGCCACCGGCTTCGTCGGCCGCCACCTGGTGGCCGCCCTCGCCGCCGATGGCCGCGAGGTGATCGCCGCCTCGCGCAACGCCCCCCGCGCCCGCCGCCTGCTCGGGCCTTCGATCCGCGTCGTCGAAGACCTCGCCACCTTGCCCGCCGACACGGTCCTCGACGCGGTCGTCAACCTGGCCGGCGCGCCGGTCATCGGCCCGCCCTGGACCGCGTCGCGCCGCCGCACCCTGCTCGACAGCCGCCTCGGCCCGGCCCGCTCGGCGATGCGGCTCATGGAGCGCCTGTCGACCAGACCCCGGGTGCTGCTGGCCGCCTCGGCCGTGGGCTTCTATGGCGCGGCGTCCGGCGACTCCTTCGAGGAACACGACGAATCCTCGCCGCCCCGGCCGGGCCAGTTCCAGTCCGACCTCTGCGCCGCCGTCGAGCAGGAAGCGGTACGCGCCGAAGCGCTCGGCGTGCGGGTGGTTCGCCCGCGTTTCGGCGTGGTGCTGGGGCGCGACGGCGGTGCCTATCCGATGCAGGTGCCGGCCGCGCGCTTCGGCCTGGGCGCCGTGCTGGGAACCGGTCGGCAGGCCGCGCCGTGGGTGCATATCGACGACGTCGTGGGGCTGCTGCGTGTGGCGCTGCAGGACGATCGCCTGCACGGCCCGGTCAACGTGGTGGCGCCGGAAGTGCCGACGCAGGCCGCTTTCGTGCGCACGCTCGCCGCGTCCTTCGACCGCCAGGTGCGGCTGCGCCTGCCGGCCGCGCCGATCCGCCTGCTGGTCGGCGAGATGGCCAGCCTGCTGCTCGACGGGCAGAACGTGCTGCCCCGGGCCGCGCTCGCCGCGGGTTATGCGTTTCGCTTTGCCCGGCTGGAGCCCGCCTTGCGCGACCTGGCCCGGCCGACGCGCTGA